The following are encoded together in the Brassica napus cultivar Da-Ae chromosome A9, Da-Ae, whole genome shotgun sequence genome:
- the LOC106433706 gene encoding ferric reduction oxidase 2-like, with the protein MDHKSARVSAKTPSSGDELKDVIKGLIKLLMLVIFLGYVFIWILMPTLIYRTKWLPVMRTEFGFSTYFGLAGLTLFMLMFPMLLLACLGCLYLHLKKQKTNNHLIREKATGRGVLAAMRRPMLVKGPLGIVSATELIFLAMFVALLLWNFFIYLRNAFPMITPQSAAKLHQKIWQAKLEAMAIRIGLVGNACLAFLFIPVVRGSSLLPVLGLTSESSIKYHIWLGHLLMTIFTVHGLCFVVYWASMHEISQMVTWSKTEMSNIAGEIALLSGLVMWATSYPSIRRRFFEVFFYSHYLYIIFMFFYVLHVGIAFCFIVLPGFYMFMVDRFLRFLQSRDNVRLLSARVLSSNTAELTFSKAKELMYNPTSTLFVNVPSISKLQWHPFTITSSSNLEPETLSIVIKSEGKWSTKLYKMLSTWDHDTDRTLSVSVEGPYGPVSTDFLRHDALVMVSGGSGITPFISIIRDLIAMSQTTTTCETPKITLVCAFKKASDIAMLDLILPSSGLKLSSDLNIQIEAFITKDNEPSDEETQKIRTVWFKPSPSDRPISAILGPNSWLWLAAILSSSFIIFLIVVGVMTRYYIYPIDQNKSKYNAASRSILYLLVLCVSIMMTSSAAVLWNKKKYKVEGSKQVQNVDVPSPTSSPSLWTDREIESTPKESLVQCTNLHFGERPDLKKILLDTKGSSVGVMICGPKKMRQEVANICSSGLAENLHFQSISFSW; encoded by the exons ATGGATCATAAGAGTGCAAGAGTCTCGGCCAAAACCCCATCATCGGGAGATGAGTTAAAAGATGTGATTAAGGGATTGATTAAGCTCTTAATGCTGGTGATTTTCCTTGGATATGTCTTCATTTGGATCCTCATGCCAACCTTAATCTATAGAACCAAGTGGTTGCCTGTCATGCGTACTGAGTTTGGCTTTTCGACTTATTTTGGTCTCGCAG GCTTGACCCTTTTCATGTTAATGTTCCCTATGCTCCTCTTGGCTTGTTTGGGGTGTCTCTACCTTCACTTGAAGAAACAAAAGACTAATAATCATCTCATTAG GGAGAAGGCAACTGGAAGAGGCGTGTTGGCAGCCATGAGAAGGCCAATGTTGGTCAAAGGACCATTGGGGATAGTCTCAGCAACTGAGTTAATTTTCTTGGCAATGTTTGTGGCTCTTCTTCTATGGAACTTCTTCATTTACTTGCGCAATGCTTTCCCCATGATTACACCTCAATCAGCCGCTAAACTTCACCAAAAAAT ATGGCAAGCTAAGTTGGAGGCAATGGCAATAAGGATTGGGCTAGTGGGTAACGCATGCCTAGCTTTCCTGTTCATACCGGTGGTGCGTGGGTCATCATTGCTTCCGGTTCTAGGGCTAACGTCAGAGTCGAGCATCAAATATCACATTTGGCTTGGTCATTTGCTCATGACCATATTCACGGTTCATGGCCTTTGTTTCGTTGTCTATTGGGCCTCCATGCATGAAATCTCTCAGATGGTGACTTGGTCTAAGACAGAGATGTCTAATATTGCCGGAGAGATAGCTTTGCTGTCTGGACTTGTGATGTGGGCCACCTCATATCCGTCGATTAGAAGGAGATTCTTTGAAGTTTTCTTCTATAGTCACTACCTTTACATCATCTTCATGTTCTTCTACGTACTCCATGTAGGCATCGCCTTCTGCTTTATCGTCTTACCCGGTTTCTATATGTTCATGGTCGATCGTTTCTTGAGGTTTCTACAGTCACGTGACAATGTCCGGTTGTTATCTGCACGTGTTCTTTCTTCAAACACCGCGGAGCTCACTTTCTCCAAAGCCAAAG AATTGATGTATAATCCGACGAGCACATTGTTTGTGAACGTACCGAGCATATCGAAGCTGCAATGGCATCCATTTACGATTACTTCAAGCAGTAACCTCGAACCAGAGACGCTAAGCATTGTGATCAAGAGTGAAGGGAAATGGTCTACCAAGCTTTACAAGATGCTTTCTACTTGGGATCATGATACTGACCGTACCCTCTCTGTTTCTGTCGAAGGACCCTATGGTCCTGTTTCAACAGATTTCTTAAG GCATGATGCTTTGGTTATGGTTAGCGGAGGCAGCGGAATTACTCCATTCATATCCATTATCCGCGACTTGATCGCCATGTCCCAAACAACAACCACATGTGAAACCCCCAAAATAACCCTGGTTTGCGCGTTCAAGAAGGCTTCCGACATCGCTATGCTTGACCTTATCCTCCCTTCATCTGGTCTCAAGTTATCATCTGACCTGAATATCCAAATCGAAGCTTTCATCACCAAAGATAATGAACCAAGCGACGAAGAAACACAGAAGATCAGAACCGTCTGGTTCAAGCCAAGTCCTTCAGACCGACCAATTTCAGCAATCCTAGGACCAAACTCATGGCTCTGGCTCGCCGCTATCCTCTCATCTTCCTTCATAATCTTCTTGATCGTCGTTGGCGTCATGACAAGATACTACATTTACCCGATCGATCAAAACAAGAGCAAGTACAATGCTGCTTCACGATCCATCCTTTATCTTTTGGTCCTATGTGTTAGCATCATGATGACGTCAAGTGCAGCTGTATTGTGGAATAAGAAGAAATACAAGGTTGAGGGCAGCAAACAGGTCCAAAACGTCGACGTACCAAGTCCAACATCGTCTCCCAGCTTATGGACTGACAGAGAAATCGAGAGTACTCCTAAAGAATCACTTGTTCAATGCACCAACCTCCATTTCGGTGAAAGGCCAGACCTCAAGA AGATTCTACTTGATACCAAAGGTTCAAGCGTGGGAGTGATGATATGTGGTCCGAAGAAGATGAGACAAGAAGTGGCGAACATTTGTTCCTCTGGTTTGGCTGAGAATCTTCACTTTCAATCTATCAGTTTCAGCTGGTGA